Part of the Penaeus vannamei isolate JL-2024 chromosome 17, ASM4276789v1, whole genome shotgun sequence genome is shown below.
TattggtttgcttaggttaggttaggtcttgTGAGGTAAAGGTTTGGGTTTAGCTAAACCTAACATAACATTTAACAGGATTAGGCAAGGATAGATAGAATTAAAGTTGATTTTTACTATCTCTTTTAATTCTACTATACAATCATTGACAAGTAAAATATCAGACATTCTATCCTAGGTTACAATAAGCTGGCATGGCGGTAAACGTATCCAAGCaagcttcattttcatcatcacttcgGTTGTGTTCGACCCAAGTAACTTAAAATTTACGTTGATCTGTGCTGAATGGCCAACACTTTGCAGTCCAACGCAACTGTAGCGCTTGGACCTTCACATTACACTACAACAAACACCAGCAAACCTCCACCACATATACggtccagactgtagagtatttttttgGCAcgaggaatattacattttttcatgtgcaGAAAATAAAATTTTCTCTACGTTTGCGCAATCGGATCTGCGGACGAACAATGAAACAAGTGCgcagaaaggtcaaaagaattttatgcgtggaagatgattttaaaaaagaactaagcatgTGCAGAAAGTTACCCAAGAACTACATtggcgcggacagaatttgaccgaATAATTTTTGCATGGGAAATGCAcagaccatacatacatacatacatacatacatatatatatatatatatatatatatatatatatatatatatatatatatatatatatatatatatataaagtctggTATACAGTAATCCAGCAAGATTGAGGTTAGACTGGTTCCTTAATGATCAGAAACTGGGAACGTCAACAAGGTCGATCTTGCCTGTATATGCGTGGCAGgcatttgttggcctttgctcAAGCACTGATAGGTGTGGAACAGGTGTGCCTGTGTTGACAAAAGGCCAGTGGCAAACACATGGGTGTTTTCAAAACATTTATCTAATGTTAACTAGGAGTAGACTAGATTCaattaacttaacctaacttaggATGATATAGCCAGGGGTAAGTCAGAAAGGCTTAGGTTATGATATGTTAACTACGGGTACAATAGGCCAGTGGTTTTTGACCTGAATGCCACTGGCAGTGCCTTGGGTGCCGCAAGATTACGTACTAACATATAATTTGTATCTAAATAACATACAGTTCTCACTCATACAGTAATTACATGTTAGTCCTTTGAGCATGCCCTCTGCGTTTATTTTACTTCAAGCTCCCGTAATTGATAGTACTAGCGAAGGTGACTTTAtgtgaggtgaaggggaggggggggggggaatggtgcCAGAGAAAGGCCTATGGGAGTTTAGGGTTCCATCGGTGACAAAAATCGGGGACCTACTCCACCATATAAAGGTACATTTGGTTATTCCCAGTTCTGCAATACTCTAGTTTTTGGGATTAAATAAGTTTTCGCGAAGTTTTTGGACTCTTAGGCATTTTATAGGCTTACGTCTGCTCAATGTTTATCTGGGAGACAGGTTCAATTTATGTTATATTAGACGAAACTGCGTCTCCCTCGGTCTATTTCTCGTCAAAATGAAGAAGTGCATTCTTGCAAAATTCTAATAACGACACAAAAATACTTACCTCATTAAGCTGacttttgcctttgtgtttaaccaaaattaacaaaaaattaACATCCTGTCGTTTCCTTTCGTCCTGGACATGGCTGAGGACTTCTCCCCATGTCGCTAACCTCTAATATCCCGTAATATTGCACATTTCGACGGTAATTCGTGAATAAATCGACATATTAACAATATTTCATGTTAAGTTTCCCTTTAAAGTTTATTATGACGTCTAACTTATCTTATCTATGGTAGAGGATTTAAATAAGGGTCGAATTCTAACATTGCGTTTCTTAGAATATTCCGATCCTTTATTccgatgttattttgtttttgttgtttattttcgcAATGTTCCgcagaaaatgttaataatgatggaataaagttattgtagaaaaatatataaatacgtttaaTAGATGATGAACAACatcaattgataaaaataacagcaaacttGTTTCCCGGAAACGCCTCTTCAATATTCCTGATTTGCGAACAGGTGGTGAATAATATAAGAGAAAAATGTACTATTATTAACTTCCATTAAGAAAATTCTAGGCCATGTGTTTTTGTAATCTTTAAATCAGCGGGATCCCTTACAAACATACACTTTTACGTGAATCTATTATCTATACGTGCGCATGCGCgctcacgcacaagcacacattaCACATGGCCCAGAATTTTCTTATTGGAATTaagtaaaatttaaaattttcctCGTCTATTATTTACTAGCAAttcaggatgtatatatatatagataagatacatatatatttacatatatgtttacatacacacatatgtgtgtgactatgaattaatatgaatacacacacacacacacacacacacaaacacacatatatatagatatatatagaaatatctgtgtgtgtgtgtgtgtgatatgtctatatatatatatacatatatatatatatatatatatatatatatatatgtatatatatatacatacacacacacacacacacacacacacacacacacacacacacacacacacacacacacacacacacacacatatatatatatatatatatatatatatatatatatatatatatatatatatatatatgcatgaaatagAAATAAGCGTAACATTTCGAGCGTCAAAAGTTTCACAGCAGACGAAGGAAATAAACAGAATCATTATTCGCTTCGTCTGATGTgcagggctggccgcttttcctAAACAGGATTTCCGCCGTTTAGTAGACatatgagaaagaaaacggatatagatAATAGTATGGAAACGTACACTAGTTTTCTGTTTACTCTTTCATTAATCAGATAAACGGTAATAGCATAATCCACCAATTATTTAAATGAAAATTCCTGGAAAGGAAGCCCCAGCTCACTGCGATATGcaagccaatgactctgaattgttgtacttttattatttgagtattgtatttttaaatgttattatacctaagttttgtatgtgaattgtgagcccacacagggacttattaaggtaagggtgaggataacctaagttactcCATCCCTTTgagttgtattttttcttttgtctcaataaacgtgtctaAGTCAAAAAGTCACAGCTGGTCGTACTAGAAGTTTGATGGCAAGTGGGTCAGATTCTGGTGAATTTAGTATTCCATGCGTTACTTTCTTGTTAATTACACTGCTTAAAACATCATACATTATTGAGCCTGTGTAACAACATTCAGCAGtataaaatgcacccgcatctcttttTAGAAAATGTATGAGATGTACAGATGGTAGAAaaaccacaatacacaaactagatttattgtctcATCTATTTCAGCAaatcttgtttgtgttttgtgggcTTACCTACCATAGCGTCAACAtagtagtgtttttccattcaactTCAGAACATGCGACATTGAGCCTTTTGATTTATCTACGAAGTATACCACTATTCATAGGGTGTGTTGAAAAGCtgaagtcactctatgggacagTGGCTCTGCCTGTAGCGATAACCatctgaagtgacatcggataaaatttccgccgtgatgacATTGTCtaccacatcatatcagttcgtACCATGATGGTtacagcaattttcatgtttaattcatctgaatatagaaaaatatttcATTCTTGCATTAAATACTTTTCATTTTCAAAAAGCCATCTGTaatcatagaaaaataaatgaatacagaccgaaaaaaaaaaatgtattgacgTCGCCATCtgtcgatcgtcttttgtttcagTTTAGCAGAAGAATTTCTTTAGCATTCCAGGGatcggattctcaaaagagccttaagttaagtcGCACAGGAGGCTTCAACCGTCCTTCTGTATTTTTCATATAAGAGCGAAGAGAGTTGCTTTCCCGCCCGACGCAAAGCGCTGAAAGCTGCTCTCCCCTGCCTTAACataaggcgccttaactcgcaccaatatagGGGGTTCCTtgcactgtgtatgtgtatgtaagatcgctcggccgtaagtttaGGCGCCTTAAGGAGAATCTGGCCCCAGCTCGGCTTATGTGGAACTCGAaactttttcactttcatttcataTTGTGGTTGTGTTCTCTTTAACATTCGTGTGTAcgttaatatatttgtatatatatatgtatatatatatatatatatatatatatatatatatatatatatatatatatatatatatatatatatatatatgcatgtatgtatgtatgtatataaatatgtgtatatatatatatatgtatatatatatatatgtatatatatatatatgtatatatgcatgtatgtatataaatagatgtatatatatatatatataatatatataatatatattatatatatatatatataatatatataatatatatatatacatatatatatgtatatatatatatatgtatatatatgtacatatacatacatacatacaaatttacttatatacaggagctcgtgtgtgtgtgtgtgtgtgtttgtgtgtacatgtgtgtttgtacacgtgtgtgtgtgcacatgtgtgtgtgtacacgtgtgtgtgtgttgtatctaCATAGATAAGCATACATGTATTTCGTTCATTTGGTCTTCATTAAAATTGAACTTAGTTAGTCTTAAAAAGGCCAAAAacacattttctttgttttattccgcTGCAGTAGGTAGCATagaaaacatatttttttaaGGGGACTTTAATAAATAGTGTGTATGAACATTTGCTACTCAAATGTAAGATAAAGTGACAGAAGAGGCAAAGTTGTTTCCCCCAAAATAGCCGGGGGTTCTAGGGAAGAAGCTCCAGGATTTTAACAGTTCTAAACAGATAACATTAATTTCTGCACTAGAATGTTAGACATGTTTATTTAGATAATACCTGTCATATTGGTTATTTCTTTTTGAACACCAGACATTCAAGGTGCCATCTCAGTTGAAGAGGGTAAGTGTTCTCAACAACTGGGTAACTAAGGAAATgcactgtttgtttatttacagcGATTGCCCACGTGGTCCATCTGTGTGTAACTTAAGCACGGGTTCAGAGGCTTAATAATTAAAGTGATCCAGAGCATAGACGCGTGGGAAACAAACGAACATATACATTAGAGGAATCTTTTCCGtgacaccaaaagctgtctcgtgatcggaggcgagacaggcctctaagctccgcccatttctgtgacgtaatgggaatgatcgcggttgacggcttgctattttactgtactagtTATTTTTCCGATAGGTATACAGTGTTTTGGAATATgaaatccaagatggcttttggtatcttatggtgggtagtgcggtgttatagatatccaatataagtacgaaaatgcatgaaatatccgaagtaggaggaatgcatctggcaactcgattaaagttaaccgtctgctcgattcctgtcgcgcaagaggtgtcgcgtttcccgtaaccgctggaaaagatgccttagATCAGTCAGCCAATTAAGACATGACTTACCAGGGCCGTGGGATATCCCTCCACAAATGATTTCTTCCCATGTCGATGTGGGACTAAAACTTTTAGCCTAGAATGCTTCTGATGATTTGAAATAGGTTACCCTTCAAACTTAGATTACATAACAACATTTTtgcaatacatatatgaatatcgcCATTTTTATGTGATATTAATGAAATGCATATCCCAAGTTTGGCCCACTGGTATCACGTATAATGTGGTAACATGTTCTGCTTATTCAGTCATCTTAAGACATGTAGAATGTTACATATTTAtagtatcaatctatctgtttatatatatatatatatatatatatatatatatacatatatatacatatatatatatatatatatatatatatatatatatacatatatataaatatatatatatatatatatatatatatatatatatatatatgtatatatatctgtgtatgtatacacgtatgtatacatgtacgtatgtatataggcgtaagaaggtattttgaagtggggGAGCGGGGACAACCTAGGTTCTCATGAAATAGCCGGAGATTATGCGAAGCCCCAGGACGCCCCTAAAAGTTAGGAGGTTTAAAGAACTCAAATCTATAAATTCTGCACTAGAATGTCAGACAGTTTCAATTAGATATTTGACATAATGGCTATTTCATTTCGTCACCAGACTTGCTGTAGTTGCCCTCTCAGTTGCAGGGGTCACTACTCTCAGCAACTGGGTAACTAAGGAGttgtactgtttgtttgtttacagggaATGTCCTAAAAAATTGAGGAGCGGAGGACGGTcgttcctccctgcccccccccccactcttttcACACGCTTTTGATATGTCAtggatatttgtgtttgtgcagcTATTTAGGATATTCATAGATTCGAGGAAAATTGAAACACCAATGTCCACCGTAAATCTTAATGACTGTACAAATCACTAGCAAGTGACACAAGTAATATGAATATGCACTGCTGCATCAGCACCCAACAATACCCTGTGTATAAAAACACTTAAATAAATATGATGCCCacagtgttttctttcttttagcaaGAGAAAGGTTATGGTTAACATTAGTTGATTGAATGAAATACTTCATATCCCTGacagcatacaaaaaaaaagaagaaaaaaaaagaaaatcaaggcgTGCTGCTGATCACACCCTTTTGAATGCAAGAGATACCTGTATTTACACTCGAATTGGCAACTACCttcgttctccttttccctttcccttttcaccgGTTGTGCGAGGTTCGTGTATCACTCTCGAGCCTTGTTTCGTGTTATCCTGCCTCCGTATTGTGAAATCCTTCCTAGCCATCTCCTGCATTACGTCGCGCTGccgtctccctccgcctcctcggcctcctcgggGATCCATCGCACGGGAACGCCGCCGTCGATCTCGAGGTCCACCTTGTTCCCCGCGACGTCGTGCTCCGTCGTTTCGTTTGCGttggaggtcgaggtcgaggtcgaggatGAGGTAGGTAGTTGCGGCTTCGGCGTGATCGTGGCGGGGAAGAACTTGTGGTTGCTGGAAAACCTGGAAGACGGGTCGACGCTGGGTAAGGAGGTCGTGGCTCTCTGGATCTCCTTCCTGCGGTTCCAAGAGCTGGTCGAGGTCCCGAAGACGAGCTGGTTGGCGTTGCTCTTCCAGTTGTTGGGTTTGGGGTGGAGGAGCGTGAACGGAGGCTGCTCGTAGTAGTAGGGTATGTCGTTCTTCGGGCGGGGCGTGGGCTGGCGCTGCAGGCTGCCCGTTCTCCTGGAGAAACTGGAGGGTTTGTTCACGGGGATGACAGGTCTCCTTGGGGCGCCGGGGGAAGAATCAAAGGGGTTCTCGAAGTAATAGGTGTCTTCCTCGTGTACTATCTGTGGCTGAGGTCGTTGGGGTTTGCTTGGCTTCCTTGAGATGATCGACGGAACTCTTTTGGTGGGCGGGAGTTCGAAATAGTAAGTGATGCCATCTGTAGGCGGTCCCTGTCTGTTCGGATTCACGAACCTCCCGGGCTGCGCGAAAGGTCTTGAGATGGTGTCTTGGTCCTCAGGGTCTTGCGGAGGCTCTGTGTAAGGAGGCTGGAATTCCGTGACGGGTTCCTTGGGCTGGTAATACGAGACGGGAACAGGAACAGGTCTCGGGCCCCAGATCCGGTCCCCGGTCCCGTCATCGTTCTCCGCTTCATTCCAGAGGTCGGTGAACCTGGTACTCAGAACGCTGACTGGAATTCTGATTGCTGTGGCATCTCGAACTCTTCCGGGATTTTGAGGAGACTGTGCGTAAGATGGACCGGCATCGTGTTCTTCGTTGTCTTGAGGGATCTGCAAATATTGAGGCTGGTGGAAGACTGTGTGGAGCTGCTGCTGCGACTCTTGGGACTGGTGCTGTTGCGGTCGCTGTGGGTGTCGGTGTTTCCGTTTTGGCAGAAGGTTGAACTTGTCGACGTGTTTCTGAATGCCTCGTCGCACCGTGTTCGCCAAATTGCTAAACACGGAGTCCTCTTGGATAAAGCTGTGAATATTGACAGTACTTTAATCAACGTCAGTATCATCTAAACTAACACTATTATCATAAAACAAAACTTTACAATCATCGTAAAAAGAACAACGATCATAATTCTCACTTGGATAACAATGCGAATACAAACCAAAgccaaagaacaacaataaaacccACGAACTCACTCGTTCCTTCTTTGAGACTGAATCTCCTTCAGATACGCTGTGAAGGCGATCCAGAGGGCGATCCCGAAGAAGGCAGAGAGGAGAACCGATCCGACTATGCTGGCGATCGACctggaaaaggaaagaggcatTATTTGGGTTTCGTATCAGACACAGGCATGAGTGGACCaacagataaatacagacagagatacactCATAGAGAAACATAGACGTACCTGCgcttaacacacacgcacgcacacacaaacaacaacatatatttaCGTGCTTGTGTGGttttactccatctctctctctctctctatttatatatatctttctctcgctttctctctttctttctctctctcactcactcactctctctctctctctctctctctctctctctctctctctctctctctctctctctctgtctccctccctccctccctccctccctctctcccctccctccctccctccctctctctctccctccctctctctctccctccctctctctctctccctccctccctctctctcccaccctccttcttctcatcatctctctccatGAAAATTAGGAATATTAaaagatatgcaaatgaagtgcAAAGAAAGCATAATATTTCCTCCACAAGAACATATGGCACGTAACTCACTAATCTAGAGATGTAAAACAGATAGCAAAATTACATGCAAATGTGACGACGACATATTGGCtttaaatgtaaaaagaaaagcgGGAAAAAATAAGTGAGGTTAAATCTCTTTTTAAACCGTTAAGTGTCAAGGTAAGATATTTTTTCGGAGTGTTTTGGCCAGTTTCATTAAAAGTTTGTTGAGCAGAAATCGTGACACATATTCtgttagtgtttatatatataaacgtgtttttttttttttttttttttttttttttttttttgtgtgtgtgtgtgtgtgtgtgtgtgtgtgtgtgtgtgtgtgtgtgtgtgtgtgtgtgtgtgtgtgtgtgtgtatatatatatatatatatatatatatatatatatatatatatatatatatatacatttgtgtgtgtgtgtgcataatatataagaAATTGTGATAAAATATGGAGCTATCACTAACCGTTATAAAGCTTACGTAATGTGTATACTATTTTCATAACACTTCATCAAGATGCTCCGCTGTTAGTATAACAAATAACGTTATAATTGCGTCGAAAGGAGCACATTAAACACTTGttttctacctcctttctctgtcttcttcctcttcctcaattcatctttattacttatGCTGGATAGTATTTTCTCTACCTTTCCACATATCCTAgacttttttttatggatttggtTTTAATTTGTTATCTGTTATCCATCAATCAATGGTTAGATCGTAGAATTGTCTAATCGAATGTTGGGAAACATATTCAAGCATTATGGACAGTTGCAGAGGTTTACGTGAAGGAAACTATTCACAATTTTATTTCTAAGGAATGTTTTGCGTCTTTGAGGAGCATAGTTAAGACGACAATGGGAACTGCAGTGAAATGGCAATGAgtgagcaaaaaaagaaaaaaaaataatgtttataattgcATGTGTCatattttgtttcgtttgtttttgttgatgattgtcatgttttttttttttttttttttttttttttttttagtcattgcCAATTACACTTTAGCATCGTTTTATTGCCATATGTACGGTGCATAATTATAGTTTCTTTACAGTCATATACGAATCTCAAAATATCTATAATTATTTGATATCTGGCTTGGTCTCAGTCGCAAGGGAAACGAACACATCACATCATGTCGCCACATCACGGAACTGAGAAAGCCTGTGAAGAAGGGCGAGACGGAGCTGTATAATCTAATGAATCTTGCGGTTAAATCCAACTGCCTTTCGGTGGTCCCCAGATCTATTCCAGTTCTCTCGCGTTCCATCTATTTACGGAAACTAAACCCCGCCACCGTTACCCTTGCCGCCATCGCGACCGCAACGCCATCTGTTGGCATCTCCGACAACTAAGAACCTCAGAATCTCGGGTTTTTTAAAAATGGCCTCGCATTTGCATAAATATTTTTGGGTGAAGAATGACTTAATTTTGATGACAGGGTTTGCCAAATCTGTTGCGCTACGGTTCTGTAGCTGAccttttcgctctcccttccgTCGGCTCTGGTAACTGTTGTTTTGACGAAGATTTACTGTTTTGGTAATTGAATGCGcatgttattatcttattactgTTGCACATAAcagtgtaacgtgtgtgtgtgtttgtttgtgtgtgtgtgtgtgtgtgtgtgtgtgtgtgcatgcgtgaggtgtgtgtgtgtgtgtgtgtgtgtgtgtgtgtgtgagagtgtgtgtgtgtgtgtgtgaggtgtgtgtgtgcatgcgtgaggtgtgtgtgtgtgtgcatgcgt
Proteins encoded:
- the LOC138864601 gene encoding uncharacterized protein, whose translation is MENFIVTVLLCSAVWLSPPPPAAAAASPAADLANGVSEPPAPAAAPLNFLEVFADDSILAKVLSGDVSLAEAATKVLAMEEEVEEVLKEAPKALMKVLDENPELWRNSARVVYEAVTKNQVSVPLGNGSIASIVGSVLLSAFFGIALWIAFTAYLKEIQSQRRNDFIQEDSVFSNLANTVRRGIQKHVDKFNLLPKRKHRHPQRPQQHQSQESQQQLHTVFHQPQYLQIPQDNEEHDAGPSYAQSPQNPGRVRDATAIRIPVSVLSTRFTDLWNEAENDDGTGDRIWGPRPVPVPVSYYQPKEPVTEFQPPYTEPPQDPEDQDTISRPFAQPGRFVNPNRQGPPTDGITYYFELPPTKRVPSIISRKPSKPQRPQPQIVHEEDTYYFENPFDSSPGAPRRPVIPVNKPSSFSRRTGSLQRQPTPRPKNDIPYYYEQPPFTLLHPKPNNWKSNANQLVFGTSTSSWNRRKEIQRATTSLPSVDPSSRFSSNHKFFPATITPKPQLPTSSSTSTSTSNANETTEHDVAGNKVDLEIDGGVPVRWIPEEAEEAEGDGSAT